TATGCAGCGGAATTCAAACGGCATAGCTGAATGCTCATTCGACTTAAAAAATAGGAGATTGCATCGAAATATCAAAAATGCAAGATGATCAGAATTTCATCATCCAACTCGCAAGACCGTGCTATAAATTCTGCTGAGATCGCTCTTTCCAACTTTCCTCGGATTTGCAGGAAGGCAGCTGTTCTTCAATGCGTCATTGACGAGTATCTCAAATTCGTCCTGGCTGATTTCTAAATGATTGAGATGATGAGGGATACCGACATCAGCTGACAATTCCCTGACTGCGTTGACAACGCTATTCGCAGCATCTTCGATAGAAGAGTTACAGTTCTCAACAGCGTGTAT
This genomic window from Methanomassiliicoccales archaeon contains:
- a CDS encoding iron-containing alcohol dehydrogenase gives rise to the protein IHAVENCNSSIEDAANSVVNAVRELSADVGIPHHLNHLEISQDEFEILVNDALKNSCLPANPRKVGKSDLSRIYSTVLRVG